The Gammaproteobacteria bacterium genome contains the following window.
GTCCACCGCCTTCTTATAGGAGCTGGAACCGATGCCGGCACGCGGAAAGAACATGTAGCGCACTTCGACGCCCTTGCGCGTCAGCTCGGGCACTTCGGTGTGCAATCGCTGGCAATAGGGGCAGTCGATGTCGGTGAACACGGTGATCACGTGTTTGGTTTTGCCCTTGGCGGCATACACGATCATGTCCCTGGACGGATCCAGGCCGGCGAGCATTTCCGCCCGTGCCTTGCCCGAGGCGGCCTCGGTCAGGTTCTCGTGGGTATTGACGTTCACCAGGTTGCCGTCGAAAAGGTATTTTCCGTCGGCCGACATATAAAAGATGAGCGGACCGTAACTGATCTGGTACAGCCCCTTGACCGGGGTCGGGGTGACCGCATCCGGCTTGTGGCCCGGCAGGATCTTGTTCAGGGAGGCCAATACGCCGGCCGGGGCGTCCAGACCGGCCGCACCGGCCATGACCGGGAAGGCCAGCACCACGCCGGCCGCCACGGCCCGCAGGCCGTGCAAAACAGACTTCTTGGGAATCATCGCGGTTACTGCTCGCTAAAAGGGGTCAACTATTCGGGATTGTCGCTCGTGGCTTCGCGCACGGCCTTACGGAAGAAGGCGCGCATCATGTCCAATGGTACAGGAAACACGACCGTGGATGTCTTGTCGCCGGCGATGTCGTTCAGGGTCTGCAGGTAGCGCAGCTGCAGGGCCTGGGGATTCTGGGCAATGATGTTGGAGGCCTGCAGGAGCTTTTCGGCGGCCTGGAATTCACCCTCGGCATGGATGACCTTGGCGCGCCGTTCGCGCTCGGCCTCCGCCTGACGGGCGATGGCGCGCACCATGCTCTCGTCCAGGTCCACGTGCTTGATCTCCACGTTCGCCACCTTGATGCCCCAGGCGTCTGTCTGGGAATCGAGGATGTTCTGGATGTCGAGATTCAGCCTTTCACGTTCGGCCAGCATCTCGTCCAGCTCGTGCTGACCGAGGACGGAACGCAGGGTGGTCTGGGCCAGCTGGCTGGTGGCGGAGTAATAATCCTCGACCTGAATGATCGCCTTTTCGGGATCGACGACGCGGAAATAGACCACGGCGTTGACGCGCACCGTGACGTTGTCGCGGGAGATCACGTCCTGGCTGGGCACGTCCATGGTGACCACGCGCAGGTCGACGCGAACCATCTGTTGAATCCCCGGCACGATGATGCGCAGACCGGGTCCTTTGACCACCTGGAACCGTCCCAGGAAGAACACCACCAGCCGCTGATATTCCGGCACGATCTTGAACGTCAGGAACAGCAGGCCGAGAACGATAACCGCCAGGATAATGAAGCCCATCTCAGTGTCCTCCCTCAATGACGGATTGATTGTCGGGGGTAACCTCTAATACGAGGCCCCTCATGTTTCGGATGCGCAGCTTCTGCCCTTTGTGCACCGGCTTGTCGGTGACGGCGCGCCAGGATTCGCTGTGCACGCGTACCCTGCCCTCGCGCTCGAAATCCTCCATGGCCTCGGCGACGGCATCGAGCAGTTCCTCGCGGCCGGTCACGGCCCGGCGGCGGCGGAAGCGCAGCATGCG
Protein-coding sequences here:
- a CDS encoding slipin family protein; this translates as MGFIILAVIVLGLLFLTFKIVPEYQRLVVFFLGRFQVVKGPGLRIIVPGIQQMVRVDLRVVTMDVPSQDVISRDNVTVRVNAVVYFRVVDPEKAIIQVEDYYSATSQLAQTTLRSVLGQHELDEMLAERERLNLDIQNILDSQTDAWGIKVANVEIKHVDLDESMVRAIARQAEAERERRAKVIHAEGEFQAAEKLLQASNIIAQNPQALQLRYLQTLNDIAGDKTSTVVFPVPLDMMRAFFRKAVREATSDNPE
- a CDS encoding NfeD family protein yields the protein ALGLGGVVAFVTGSVILLDEGNLGISLPLIIGTALLSVGFFLWVMGRMLRFRRRRAVTGREELLDAVAEAMEDFEREGRVRVHSESWRAVTDKPVHKGQKLRIRNMRGLVLEVTPDNQSVIEGGH
- a CDS encoding DsbC family protein, yielding MIPKKSVLHGLRAVAAGVVLAFPVMAGAAGLDAPAGVLASLNKILPGHKPDAVTPTPVKGLYQISYGPLIFYMSADGKYLFDGNLVNVNTHENLTEAASGKARAEMLAGLDPSRDMIVYAAKGKTKHVITVFTDIDCPYCQRLHTEVPELTRKGVEVRYMFFPRAGIGSSSYKKAVDVWCSKDRKAAMTAAIQGNVPSAKSCDNPVAFDYEIGQKLGVNGTPAIVLQDGTLIPGYQPADKLIALMDRLSAQKMIGLKD